The Lonchura striata isolate bLonStr1 chromosome 5, bLonStr1.mat, whole genome shotgun sequence genome window below encodes:
- the LRRC17 gene encoding leucine-rich repeat-containing protein 17 yields the protein MQVVTIILLLLLCNASDCRRTRNRSLRNNERENILRRASSTVKRNAQGLTCDIYTYLHEKYLDCQERKLVFVAPDWPEDIKHMLLARNRVRKLKNNMFSKYKVLKSLDLQQNDISKIETEAFYGLDKLTTLLLQHNQIKILSEEIFIYTPSLNYLRLYDNPWHCSCELETLVTMLQVPTNRNLGNYAKCVYPIELKNQKLKQIKADQLCSEEDRQDPKNIKQEKPEPVKPEFDSSLCHMYVFPVTTLNCRRKDLKKVPSNIPPDIAKLDLSNNKIRQLRAKEFEDVSELKILNLNSNGIAYIDPAAFSGLNNLEELDLSNNSLQNFEYGVLEDLYFLKILWLRENPWRCDYNIHYLFYWLKHHYNVHYNGLECKMPEEYKGWSVGKYVRSYYEECPKDKLPIYPETFDLDKDDEEWERHKEQTVQTVKKHGVIVTVIG from the exons ATGCAAGTAGTTACTATTATATTACTGCTTCTTCTTTGTAATGCATCTGACTGTAGGAGGACAAGGAATAGGAGTTTGAGAAACAATGAAAGGGAAAACATCTTAAGGAGAGCATCTAGCACTGTTAAGCGCAATGCCCAAGGCCTAACATGTGATATTTACACTTATCTTCATGAGAAATACTTAGATtgtcaggaaagaaaattgGTTTTTGTGGCACCTGATTGGCCTGAGGATATAAAACACATGCTGCTAGCAAGAAACAGAGTTCGTAAATTAAAGAATAATATGTTTTCCAAGTATAAAGTACTGAAAAGTCTGGATTTACAACAGAATGACATATCAAAAATTGAGACTGAGGCTTTTTATGGTTTGGATAAACTTACCACACTCTTACTTCAGCATAACCAAATTAAGATTTTATCTGAGgagatttttatttatacacCTAGTCTAAACTACCTACGTCTCTATGACAATCCCTGGCATTGCAGCTGTGAACTAGAAACTCTTGTTACAATGCTACAGGTTCCAACaaacaggaatttgggaaattaTGCAAAATGTGTGTACCCAATAGAACTGAAAAATCAAAAGTTAAAGCAGATAAAAGCTGATCAGCTATGTAGTGAAGAGGACAGGCAGGATCCCAAAAACATAAAACAGGAGAAGCCTGAACCTGTCAAACCAGAATTTGATTCCTCTTTGTGCCACATGTACGTGTTTCCTGTGACAACTCTGAACTGCAGAAGAAAAG atttaaagAAAGTTCCAAGTAACATACCTCCAGATATAGCTAAACTTGATTTGTCCAACAACAAAATTAGACAGCTACGAGCCAAGGAGTTTGAAGATGTCAGTGAATTGAAGATATTAAATCTAAACAGTAATGGAATAGCATACATTGATCCTg CTGCTTTTTCAGGCCTCAATAACTTAGAGGAGCTGGATCTATCAAACAACAGCTTGCAGAATTTTGAATATGGAGTACTGGAAGATCTTTACTTTCTGAAAATACTGTGGCTGAGAGAGAATCCTTGGAGATGCGATTACAACATACACTATCTTTTCTACTGGCTGAAGCACCACTACAATGTTCACTACAATGGCCTAGAATGCAAAATGCCTGAGGAATACAAAGGATGGTCTGTTGGAAAATATGTTCGAAGTTATTATGAGGAATGCCCAAAAGACAAACTTCCCATTTATCCAGAAACTTTTGATTTGGACAAAGATGACGAGGAATGGGAACGACACAAAGAGCAAACAGTTCAGACAGTAAAGAAGCATGGTGTAATTGTCACCGTGATAGGCTAA